One genomic window of Bacillota bacterium includes the following:
- a CDS encoding polyprenyl synthetase family protein — translation MPNSDLAAELASVQENMSRVLVSGPLKFTRRGGAETSLSSGKMLRPKVILYTGLALGGSREKLVDGATAVELLHYASIIHDDIIDNATMRRGQVTPSGEFGPQKAVLWGDYFFAHALRYAGKLGDQAVQDVGEAVEQMVRGELKQLESRGDLTLSAKDCLEQCKGKTGALLSLAAKLGATVAKSPYTIRALAGEFGERFGIVFQWRDDYLDYFGDSSTLGKTVGRDMCEGVVTLPLLLAAHLSPQEQLIRAFAERSLAAENLPEVRRWIVESGAEQRFLQMMREQEHLALAALKCLPPSFYRDALASIVQNGTVTTGHG, via the coding sequence GTGCCTAATTCAGACCTCGCTGCCGAACTCGCGTCAGTACAAGAAAACATGTCTAGAGTGCTTGTCTCTGGGCCGCTAAAGTTTACCCGGCGGGGCGGAGCAGAGACGTCCTTATCGAGTGGAAAAATGCTGCGCCCAAAGGTGATCCTGTACACGGGTCTCGCGCTGGGCGGTAGTAGAGAGAAGCTTGTAGACGGTGCAACCGCGGTAGAACTGCTGCACTATGCTTCGATTATTCACGATGACATTATCGATAACGCCACCATGCGGCGTGGGCAAGTGACCCCAAGTGGCGAGTTTGGCCCGCAGAAGGCTGTCCTCTGGGGAGATTATTTCTTCGCTCACGCTCTTCGTTACGCAGGCAAACTCGGCGATCAAGCGGTGCAAGACGTTGGCGAAGCAGTCGAACAAATGGTGCGAGGAGAACTTAAGCAGCTAGAATCTCGGGGAGATCTAACCCTTAGCGCCAAGGATTGCTTGGAACAATGTAAAGGCAAGACAGGGGCGCTCTTGTCGCTAGCCGCCAAGCTTGGCGCAACGGTCGCTAAATCGCCCTACACTATACGTGCCCTAGCGGGAGAATTTGGCGAACGATTTGGCATCGTCTTTCAGTGGCGTGACGACTATCTAGACTACTTCGGTGACAGTAGCACCCTCGGGAAAACAGTGGGGCGCGATATGTGTGAAGGTGTGGTGACCTTGCCGCTCCTTCTCGCTGCACACCTGTCCCCGCAGGAGCAGTTGATACGCGCGTTTGCGGAGCGGTCTCTCGCCGCGGAGAACTTGCCTGAAGTGCGCCGCTGGATTGTAGAGTCTGGTGCTGAACAACGATTTTTGCAGATGATGCGTGAGCAAGAGCACTTAGCTCTAGCCGCCTTGAAGTGCTTGCCGCCAAGCTTTTACAGGGATGCTCTCGCGAGCATTGTGCAAAACGGCACTGTTACCACGGGGCATGGCTAA
- a CDS encoding anaerobic ribonucleoside-triphosphate reductase activating protein, producing the protein MSHARPMTEGEKLFRGIQKTSVIDFPKILAAVLFVGGCNFRCPFCYNASLVEKKSPVVPMEEVFDFLHRRRRILDGVCISGGEPTLAPFLTDFLRQVKAMGYLVKLDTNGYRPEVLEGLFRAGLVDYIAMDVKNSPQKYTATCGVSHLDLRRIKDSIELVKSAGVPYEFRTTLSTELVDMADIEGIAAFVGKGRVYALQAVNPAQVTLSGRVFTPPPLQSIKEMSQALAATFQEVVIRAR; encoded by the coding sequence TTGAGCCATGCGCGGCCAATGACTGAGGGGGAGAAACTCTTTCGAGGGATACAAAAAACTAGCGTTATAGATTTTCCTAAAATACTGGCAGCGGTATTGTTCGTCGGGGGGTGTAACTTTCGTTGTCCCTTTTGTTACAATGCCTCGCTAGTAGAGAAAAAGTCTCCTGTCGTGCCGATGGAGGAAGTCTTTGACTTCCTCCATCGGCGAAGAAGGATACTTGATGGTGTGTGTATCAGTGGCGGGGAACCTACTCTCGCCCCATTTTTAACTGATTTTCTCCGTCAGGTCAAGGCCATGGGCTACCTAGTTAAGCTTGACACCAATGGTTATCGGCCCGAGGTCTTGGAGGGTCTTTTTCGTGCCGGGCTAGTTGACTACATCGCGATGGATGTTAAAAACAGCCCCCAAAAATATACGGCGACCTGTGGTGTATCCCACCTAGACTTGCGTCGTATTAAGGACTCGATTGAGCTTGTCAAATCCGCAGGGGTTCCCTACGAGTTTCGCACCACCTTGTCAACAGAGCTTGTGGACATGGCTGATATTGAGGGCATCGCCGCCTTTGTGGGTAAGGGCCGGGTCTATGCACTGCAGGCGGTGAACCCCGCACAAGTTACTTTAAGCGGCAGGGTGTTTACGCCGCCTCCGCTCCAGAGTATTAAGGAAATGAGTCAAGCCCTCGCTGCTACCTTCCAAGAAGTCGTGATACGTGCGAGGTGA
- a CDS encoding ribonucleoside triphosphate reductase translates to MFRQIRKRDGSLVEFRQEKITLAIHKALIASYPDRAKDELRKLAEVIADRTMYALQKKQPQNSFLSVEEVQDTVEETLMEVGERQTAKRYIRYRLQHEDIRHNKKSFVDAQKLVLDYVTREDWRVNENSNMDFSLQGLNNHVIAEVTKGFWLHQLYPPEVREAHTGGDFHLHDLGLLAPYCCGWSFEDLLRLGFRGVPGKVASAPPRHFRTAIGQLVNFFYTLQGEAAGAQAVSSFDTYLAPFVRHDKLTYKEVRQGIQEFVYNLNVPTRVGFQTPFVNLTMDIICPTTLAEQSVIIGGEPQAAVYGEFQAEMDMINLAFCDVMMKGDASGRIFTFPIPTYNISKEFQWDSPVVDSIMEMTARYGIPYFANFVNSDMSPEDARSMCCRLRLDNRELRKRGGGLFGANPLTGSIGVVTINMARLGFLARTEEEFFVRLQRLMDLAKSSLDIKRKVLEKNTDLGLYPYSRFYLQVVKERFGEYWKNHFNTIGINGMNEAIINLLGEGENIATPRGQAFAIRVLEHMRGALVDYQQETGDLFNLEATPAEGTAYRLAKLDREAYATMVIPGKKEPYYTNSTQLAVDHTDDMFDALDLQDELQIRYTGGTVFHGFLGESIEDVAACKQLVRKVMENYRIPYFTVSPTFSVCPEHGYQRGEHAACPICGGKAEIWTRVVGFHRPVQNWNLGKKEEFRDRLEYVLFEPCAAND, encoded by the coding sequence ATGTTCAGACAGATACGAAAGAGAGACGGCTCACTGGTCGAGTTTAGGCAAGAGAAGATTACGCTGGCCATACACAAAGCGCTTATCGCTAGTTACCCAGATAGAGCCAAGGACGAGCTGCGAAAACTCGCTGAAGTTATAGCGGACAGGACCATGTATGCTTTGCAGAAAAAGCAGCCTCAGAATAGCTTCCTCTCTGTAGAAGAGGTGCAAGATACCGTTGAAGAGACTCTGATGGAAGTAGGCGAGAGGCAGACGGCCAAGCGCTACATTCGCTACCGTCTGCAGCACGAAGACATCCGTCACAATAAGAAGTCCTTTGTAGACGCTCAGAAATTAGTCTTAGACTACGTCACCCGGGAGGACTGGCGGGTCAATGAAAACTCCAACATGGATTTTTCTTTGCAGGGGCTTAACAACCATGTCATCGCCGAAGTGACCAAGGGCTTTTGGCTGCACCAGCTCTACCCGCCTGAAGTTCGTGAGGCGCATACAGGGGGAGATTTTCACCTGCATGATCTCGGCTTACTAGCACCCTACTGCTGTGGTTGGAGTTTTGAGGACTTACTTAGGCTAGGTTTTAGAGGTGTGCCAGGTAAAGTGGCCTCTGCGCCGCCGCGCCATTTTCGTACAGCCATTGGGCAGCTCGTTAACTTCTTCTACACGCTGCAAGGCGAAGCCGCAGGGGCCCAGGCGGTAAGTTCTTTTGACACTTACTTGGCGCCCTTTGTACGACATGATAAGTTGACCTACAAAGAAGTGCGCCAAGGCATCCAAGAGTTTGTCTATAACTTGAACGTGCCTACACGCGTAGGTTTTCAGACGCCTTTTGTCAATTTAACGATGGATATTATCTGTCCAACTACTTTGGCCGAACAGTCCGTTATCATTGGCGGCGAGCCACAGGCGGCCGTTTACGGAGAGTTTCAAGCCGAGATGGATATGATAAACCTCGCTTTTTGCGATGTCATGATGAAGGGCGATGCCAGCGGACGCATTTTCACTTTCCCCATACCCACCTACAATATTTCCAAGGAGTTTCAGTGGGACAGCCCTGTGGTTGACTCCATTATGGAGATGACTGCTCGCTATGGCATCCCCTACTTCGCTAATTTCGTCAACAGCGATATGTCTCCCGAAGATGCACGAAGCATGTGTTGCCGTTTGCGCCTCGATAATCGTGAGTTGCGCAAGCGCGGGGGCGGTCTCTTTGGTGCCAACCCCCTCACCGGTTCTATTGGCGTAGTGACAATTAATATGGCTCGCCTTGGCTTTTTGGCGCGCACTGAGGAAGAGTTTTTCGTTCGTTTGCAGCGACTGATGGATCTCGCCAAATCTTCGCTTGACATTAAGCGTAAGGTTCTTGAAAAAAATACCGATTTAGGATTATATCCCTATAGCCGTTTTTACTTGCAGGTAGTCAAAGAGCGTTTCGGCGAATACTGGAAGAATCACTTCAATACCATCGGTATTAATGGCATGAATGAAGCGATTATTAATCTCTTAGGCGAGGGCGAGAACATAGCCACACCGCGAGGACAAGCCTTTGCCATTAGAGTGTTAGAGCATATGCGCGGCGCGCTCGTCGATTACCAGCAGGAGACGGGTGATTTGTTTAATCTGGAGGCCACTCCTGCGGAGGGCACGGCCTATCGCTTGGCCAAACTTGACCGCGAAGCCTATGCCACGATGGTTATTCCGGGCAAGAAAGAGCCCTACTATACTAACTCCACCCAACTAGCAGTTGATCATACCGACGACATGTTTGACGCCCTAGACCTGCAGGACGAACTTCAGATTCGCTACACAGGAGGAACAGTTTTCCATGGTTTCTTAGGCGAATCGATTGAAGATGTGGCTGCCTGCAAGCAGTTAGTGCGTAAAGTTATGGAGAACTATCGTATCCCATACTTCACGGTTTCGCCTACTTTTTCCGTTTGCCCAGAGCACGGCTATCAAAGGGGCGAGCACGCTGCTTGTCCCATTTGCGGTGGCAAGGCAGAGATTTGGACTAGGGTGGTGGGCTTCCATCGACCTGTACAGAATTGGAATCTGGGCAAAAAAGAGGAATTTAGAGACCGCCTAGAGTATGTATTGTTTGAGCCATGCGCGGCCAATGACTGA
- a CDS encoding GAF domain-containing protein, whose translation MYRAEKLPIDDLKQYYQSVNKELLHLIEYEDEWLPALSNAAALLGHQLRDINWVGFYLFKEGLLMLGPFQGKPACSMITLGNGVCGTAAYQRETIVVPDVHLFPGHIACDSASQSEIVIPLLKEGHLYGVLDIDSPIKGRFTEADQLGLEAFVGHLMRCVPWEKVVF comes from the coding sequence ATGTACCGCGCAGAAAAATTGCCGATTGATGATCTTAAGCAGTACTATCAGTCCGTTAACAAAGAGTTGCTTCATCTAATCGAGTACGAAGATGAGTGGCTTCCTGCTTTAAGTAATGCTGCTGCTTTGCTTGGGCATCAACTGCGGGACATTAACTGGGTGGGCTTTTATCTCTTTAAGGAGGGACTGCTCATGCTCGGGCCCTTTCAAGGCAAGCCTGCTTGTAGCATGATCACACTCGGCAACGGCGTGTGCGGCACTGCGGCTTATCAGCGGGAGACGATAGTTGTGCCCGATGTGCACCTCTTCCCAGGGCATATCGCCTGCGACAGCGCTTCGCAGTCGGAGATAGTCATTCCCCTGCTGAAAGAGGGCCATCTCTATGGCGTGCTAGATATCGACAGCCCCATCAAGGGGCGTTTTACGGAGGCCGATCAGCTAGGTTTAGAAGCCTTTGTGGGCCACTTGATGAGGTGCGTGCCTTGGGAAAAAGTAGTCTTCTAA
- a CDS encoding C40 family peptidase, producing the protein MKLNWQKTTAILALALTVALVPLPGLARANGARGERVVRTALSYLGRPYIFGATGPGAFDCSGFTRFVMNRAVGIRLPRTAASQSRVGRAIARTNLQPGDLVFFQNTYKPGVSHVGIALGDGRMVHAWTRGGVRIDRLSQSYFVAKYHSSRTVLR; encoded by the coding sequence TTGAAGCTCAACTGGCAGAAAACAACGGCAATACTTGCACTTGCACTGACTGTAGCTCTTGTTCCCTTGCCTGGGCTCGCCAGAGCTAATGGCGCACGGGGCGAAAGAGTCGTCCGCACGGCTCTAAGCTACCTTGGTCGTCCCTACATTTTCGGGGCCACCGGACCAGGTGCGTTCGACTGTAGCGGTTTCACCCGCTTTGTTATGAACAGGGCGGTAGGTATCAGATTGCCGCGCACCGCGGCATCACAGTCAAGGGTAGGGCGGGCGATTGCTCGCACCAACCTCCAGCCTGGTGACTTGGTATTCTTCCAAAACACCTACAAGCCCGGCGTTTCCCACGTTGGTATCGCCCTAGGGGACGGCAGAATGGTGCATGCCTGGACGCGCGGCGGAGTAAGAATCGACCGCCTCAGTCAAAGCTACTTTGTTGCCAAATACCACAGTAGCCGCACCGTTCTCCGCTAG
- a CDS encoding transporter substrate-binding domain-containing protein, which produces MRIIRMYMALYALLLLLLAFVGAPLVFPSLEYTLTPDERAYLAELGTLHAVGDENFPPFSYKREGSAAGFERDLVLELAQALGVGIVHTQGPWAEMRAKLERGEADFITGMRVLPERAALYNFTVPYHETFHALVVPRDSHLGGYSDLVGLRVAAQTSSATYEALQAHGIIAVGVPSPEAGLQLLAQGGVAAWVEQYWVARFFVGFRGMYRWTVHPLEETTADYAMAVSRHRDQKLVSILNKGLLKLHASGVLNDLHANWFGPTLEVGRESPLVPILMGAVGLATLGLGLLVLGIYLERQVARKTAELTEANKLLSYEQQKLAKMLLNAARALGVTIEIKDFNTGNHSQRVARVAYVLGKKMGLREKELFTLYLGALMHDIGKVGVSDAILAKAEVLSAEEYRQMRFHPEIGDSILRNVEGYDEVREIVLYHHERWDGESHLRYPAYPGWRCGSAIPLGARIVAVADTFDAITSDRPYRAAQTVSEALAIIKACRGTQFDPAVVDAAVLSADDLRQALVNPDDSDYYKNMEKNIGL; this is translated from the coding sequence ATGCGCATAATTAGGATGTACATGGCTCTGTATGCATTATTACTTTTGCTCTTGGCCTTTGTGGGGGCGCCCTTGGTCTTTCCGAGCCTAGAGTACACCCTGACGCCTGATGAGAGGGCGTACTTGGCAGAGCTTGGTACCTTGCACGCCGTAGGGGACGAAAACTTTCCGCCATTTTCTTACAAGAGAGAAGGCTCCGCCGCCGGTTTTGAGAGGGACTTAGTGTTAGAGTTAGCGCAAGCGCTCGGCGTAGGTATTGTGCACACCCAGGGCCCCTGGGCCGAGATGCGGGCCAAGCTCGAGCGCGGTGAGGCCGATTTTATAACCGGCATGCGTGTTCTGCCCGAGCGCGCAGCTCTGTACAACTTCACGGTGCCTTACCACGAGACTTTTCATGCCCTAGTTGTGCCTCGCGATAGTCATTTGGGGGGCTATTCTGATTTGGTGGGGTTGCGCGTTGCCGCGCAGACGAGTTCCGCAACCTACGAAGCCTTGCAGGCGCATGGCATAATAGCGGTGGGCGTACCTAGCCCAGAAGCCGGGCTACAGCTTCTTGCGCAAGGTGGGGTCGCCGCCTGGGTAGAGCAGTACTGGGTGGCGAGGTTCTTCGTCGGCTTTCGCGGTATGTACAGGTGGACTGTGCACCCCCTAGAAGAGACCACGGCAGATTATGCGATGGCAGTTTCACGCCATCGTGATCAAAAACTGGTGTCGATATTAAACAAGGGCCTCTTAAAGCTACACGCCTCCGGTGTGCTGAATGACCTGCATGCCAACTGGTTTGGTCCAACACTCGAAGTCGGGCGTGAGTCGCCGCTTGTCCCCATTCTCATGGGGGCTGTGGGGCTGGCTACACTCGGGCTGGGGCTACTAGTACTAGGAATTTACTTAGAGCGGCAAGTGGCGCGTAAAACAGCAGAGCTCACAGAGGCTAACAAGCTACTGTCGTATGAGCAGCAGAAGCTCGCTAAAATGCTCCTTAATGCCGCGCGGGCACTAGGTGTAACCATTGAGATTAAGGATTTTAATACGGGCAATCACAGTCAAAGGGTGGCGCGAGTAGCCTATGTATTAGGCAAGAAGATGGGGTTGCGCGAAAAAGAACTCTTTACCCTTTACTTGGGCGCATTGATGCACGATATTGGCAAAGTGGGTGTATCAGACGCTATACTGGCTAAAGCGGAGGTGCTGTCTGCGGAAGAATACCGGCAGATGCGCTTTCATCCCGAAATTGGGGATAGTATCTTGCGCAATGTCGAGGGATATGATGAAGTGAGGGAGATTGTGCTCTACCACCATGAACGTTGGGATGGCGAAAGCCATCTGCGTTACCCGGCCTATCCTGGTTGGCGCTGTGGGTCCGCCATTCCCCTCGGGGCACGCATTGTCGCGGTGGCCGATACCTTCGACGCCATAACTTCAGACCGCCCCTACCGTGCGGCACAGACCGTGAGCGAAGCGCTAGCCATTATTAAAGCTTGCCGAGGCACACAATTTGATCCTGCGGTCGTAGACGCGGCTGTGCTATCTGCTGATGATTTGCGTCAGGCTCTTGTCAACCCTGACGACAGCGATTATTATAAAAATATGGAAAAGAATATTGGGCTATAG
- a CDS encoding FAD-binding protein, which translates to MIRISNIKLPLEQRGAVQNAALKKLGLTTAAIRTLRIHKESVDARDKRRIQFVYVVDVELDDEARYLGRHHHADVALTPSEEYAPVAAGPSLLSDQPVIIGAGPAGMFAALLLAERGYRPLLLERGQDVDSRTIKVAEFWRRGVLDTGSNVQFGEGGAGTFSDGKLTTTIRDPRCRKVLGDLVAAGAPPEIMYVHKPHVGTDILRGVVKQIRRRIEEAGGKVRFGAQVTDLLVDRGAVRGVVINSRDTVPASVVVLAVGHSARDTFAMLLERGVDIVPKAFAIGARIEHAQKLIDEAQYGGFAGHPNLGPAEYKLAHTANSHRAAYTFCMCPGGAVVAAASEEGGVVTNGMSEQARDRSNANSALLVAVGPEDFFTKHPLAGVEFQRHWEAKAFAEGGRDYRAPLQTVGDFLSGRKTGQWGQVEPSYLPGVQGADLASCLPAFVVETMREALLNFDRKIKGFAHPAALLTGVETRSSSPVRIPRDAGFEGSVTGLYPSGEGAGYAGGIMSAAVDGIRVGEAIISKYSPARGNSNNNGE; encoded by the coding sequence ATGATAAGGATTTCTAATATAAAATTGCCGCTAGAACAAAGGGGGGCGGTGCAAAATGCCGCTCTAAAGAAGCTTGGCCTAACAACGGCGGCTATCCGTACTTTGAGGATCCATAAGGAGTCGGTCGACGCGCGCGATAAACGCCGGATACAATTTGTCTATGTGGTCGATGTGGAGCTAGATGACGAGGCTAGGTACCTCGGCCGTCACCACCATGCCGACGTGGCGCTGACGCCTAGTGAAGAGTACGCGCCCGTTGCTGCGGGCCCAAGTCTCCTCTCCGACCAGCCCGTCATTATCGGTGCCGGCCCGGCAGGGATGTTTGCGGCGCTATTATTGGCGGAGCGGGGGTACAGGCCCCTGCTCCTAGAGAGAGGGCAAGATGTCGATAGCCGCACGATAAAAGTAGCGGAGTTTTGGCGCCGAGGGGTACTTGACACAGGCAGCAATGTGCAATTTGGTGAGGGAGGGGCAGGCACTTTTTCGGACGGCAAGTTGACGACCACCATTCGTGACCCCCGTTGTCGCAAAGTTTTGGGGGATTTAGTTGCCGCTGGTGCGCCACCAGAAATCATGTATGTACACAAGCCCCATGTCGGTACAGATATTCTCCGGGGCGTGGTGAAACAAATCAGAAGGCGAATTGAGGAAGCCGGTGGGAAAGTGCGCTTTGGAGCACAAGTTACCGACCTGCTGGTAGACCGCGGCGCGGTAAGGGGGGTGGTCATTAATAGTCGTGACACTGTTCCTGCTTCTGTGGTGGTGCTCGCAGTGGGCCACAGTGCCCGCGACACCTTTGCCATGCTCCTTGAGCGAGGTGTAGATATTGTACCTAAGGCTTTTGCCATCGGAGCGAGAATAGAGCATGCTCAGAAGCTTATCGACGAGGCGCAGTATGGTGGTTTTGCTGGTCACCCAAACTTAGGCCCCGCAGAGTACAAGCTTGCCCACACAGCCAACAGTCATCGCGCAGCGTACACCTTCTGTATGTGTCCCGGCGGGGCAGTGGTGGCGGCGGCCTCAGAAGAAGGGGGCGTGGTCACTAATGGCATGAGTGAGCAAGCTCGTGATCGCTCTAATGCTAACAGTGCGCTTCTAGTTGCTGTGGGGCCGGAAGATTTCTTTACTAAGCACCCTCTCGCCGGTGTCGAATTTCAAAGGCACTGGGAAGCAAAAGCCTTTGCCGAGGGTGGCCGGGATTATCGCGCCCCGCTCCAAACGGTGGGAGACTTTTTGTCGGGACGTAAGACCGGGCAGTGGGGTCAGGTAGAACCGTCCTACCTCCCTGGGGTGCAGGGGGCAGATTTAGCCAGCTGCTTGCCGGCCTTTGTGGTCGAGACCATGCGAGAAGCGCTCCTTAATTTCGACCGCAAAATAAAGGGATTTGCCCATCCCGCTGCTTTACTGACGGGGGTGGAAACGCGCAGCTCTTCACCAGTGCGCATTCCCCGCGACGCTGGGTTTGAGGGTAGCGTCACTGGGCTCTATCCTAGTGGTGAGGGGGCTGGCTACGCTGGGGGTATTATGTCGGCGGCAGTAGATGGCATACGAGTGGGGGAGGCCATTATTAGCAAGTACAGTCCCGCTAGAGGAAACTCGAACAATAATGGAGAATAG
- a CDS encoding PAS domain S-box protein, whose translation MENPKNCFTTLVEAIKHVPDAVMAINTAGKITLWNPATVKLTGLSPEEVLGQGYEVFSLGFYTTARPLLLNYLLRQEDPPGGAYLWSRREAASIIAEQFAPQVNNGAGAHLWARASLLVDDAGVVIGATQVMIDISESRRQQHALQALTEEMTATTIELSATNEQLLVTEASLRQQYNELKRTTAQLETAHSQMVAVIEHAPDASFVIDADKKVIAWNRAMEHYSGVPKEQVLGTKNYAAAIYQSPRPLLIDFVGHPEEEVRAYYGEFFRETENGVLYTEGVQPNVYGGRDAYVAVMAAPLLDAAGNMVGAIESIHDLTLMREKDAELRASEQLLREVTNHMSDLLCKVSSTGIVEYVSPSFLEAAGISPSEVIGHHYTKSIHPDDAPTLKQIGIDLYSADSQGSQRVEFRARNVQGIYRSLDGQGSVIRDGAGEVTGAVYVLRDVTERKAYEERLEFLRRRDTLTGSYNRSYFEEQLESYCDAANFPLAIIVLDLDGLKAVNTTRGHHCGDMLLQAMVSVVGKCLAPEHFLARVGGDELAIILPNSSAAEVEEVCTAIETRVTAYNLQFPALPLSVSQGYALSETVTPLKALFERADTVMNRKKLTHRHSTRSSLVQTMMKALESRDYITEGHADRLQDLVTALAKGLSLCASTITELRLLAQFHDIGKIGVPDRILFKPDKLTPDEMKEMRLHSEIGARIAEASPDLAPIADWILRHHEWWNGAGYPLGLRGEEIPIECRILSIADAYDAMTNNRPYRRAMSHEAAVKELWRSAGEQFDPHLVPLFTALLEQSMGTHLVPQ comes from the coding sequence GTGGAAAACCCAAAGAACTGCTTCACAACTCTTGTTGAGGCCATAAAGCATGTACCAGATGCCGTTATGGCCATCAACACTGCCGGAAAAATTACCTTGTGGAACCCGGCTACAGTAAAGCTCACAGGGCTATCGCCTGAGGAGGTGCTAGGCCAAGGTTATGAAGTCTTCTCCTTGGGTTTTTACACCACAGCACGGCCTCTCTTACTAAACTACTTGCTTCGCCAGGAAGACCCCCCAGGAGGGGCCTACCTCTGGTCGCGGCGTGAGGCAGCGAGCATAATCGCCGAGCAGTTTGCCCCACAAGTGAATAATGGTGCTGGGGCACATCTCTGGGCCCGGGCTTCCTTGCTTGTTGACGACGCGGGTGTCGTAATCGGCGCAACCCAAGTTATGATCGACATCTCCGAAAGCCGTCGGCAACAACACGCCTTGCAAGCACTCACCGAGGAAATGACCGCCACTACCATCGAGCTGTCGGCGACTAACGAGCAACTGCTAGTCACTGAAGCAAGTCTTCGCCAGCAGTATAATGAGCTAAAACGCACTACGGCCCAGCTTGAAACTGCGCACAGCCAAATGGTAGCGGTGATAGAGCACGCGCCTGATGCTTCCTTTGTTATAGATGCCGATAAAAAGGTCATTGCCTGGAACAGGGCCATGGAGCATTACTCAGGTGTGCCCAAGGAGCAAGTGCTGGGCACAAAGAACTATGCTGCCGCCATCTACCAGTCGCCGCGCCCTCTGTTGATTGACTTTGTCGGGCACCCCGAAGAGGAAGTGCGCGCCTACTACGGCGAGTTCTTTCGCGAAACAGAGAATGGCGTTTTATATACTGAAGGTGTACAGCCGAATGTCTACGGCGGTAGAGATGCCTATGTGGCTGTCATGGCTGCGCCGCTACTCGATGCAGCGGGCAACATGGTGGGCGCCATTGAGTCCATCCATGACCTCACTTTAATGCGCGAAAAAGACGCTGAACTACGTGCGAGCGAGCAGCTACTGCGCGAAGTTACTAACCATATGAGCGATTTACTGTGTAAAGTATCGAGCACCGGCATTGTCGAATACGTCAGCCCTTCATTTCTTGAGGCCGCCGGGATATCCCCCTCCGAAGTAATCGGCCATCATTACACAAAAAGTATACATCCCGACGACGCCCCCACGCTTAAACAAATAGGTATAGATCTCTATTCCGCTGACTCCCAAGGGAGTCAGCGCGTAGAGTTTCGTGCCCGCAATGTTCAAGGCATTTATCGCTCGCTTGACGGACAAGGCAGCGTGATACGCGACGGCGCCGGCGAAGTAACGGGGGCTGTCTACGTCCTCCGCGATGTAACTGAGCGCAAGGCTTATGAAGAACGCCTAGAGTTCCTAAGGCGCCGCGACACCTTGACCGGCAGTTACAACCGCAGTTACTTCGAGGAACAGCTAGAGAGCTATTGTGACGCAGCGAATTTTCCGCTGGCCATCATTGTCTTAGATCTCGATGGCCTTAAAGCCGTCAATACAACCCGCGGCCATCACTGCGGCGACATGCTGCTACAAGCCATGGTCAGTGTGGTCGGCAAATGCCTTGCTCCCGAGCATTTTCTGGCGCGTGTCGGGGGCGACGAGCTAGCTATTATTCTCCCGAACTCATCCGCAGCAGAGGTAGAGGAAGTTTGCACAGCTATTGAAACCCGTGTCACCGCCTACAATTTGCAGTTCCCAGCACTGCCTCTAAGTGTCTCCCAAGGCTATGCTCTCAGCGAAACGGTTACTCCCCTCAAGGCACTCTTCGAGCGCGCCGACACGGTAATGAACCGCAAAAAACTCACCCACCGCCATAGCACTCGCAGCTCGCTCGTGCAGACGATGATGAAGGCCCTTGAGTCGCGCGACTACATCACCGAAGGCCATGCCGACAGACTGCAGGACCTAGTCACCGCCTTGGCCAAGGGTCTCTCTTTATGCGCGTCAACCATAACGGAACTAAGGCTACTAGCGCAGTTTCACGATATTGGCAAAATCGGCGTGCCCGACAGGATACTTTTTAAGCCGGACAAACTAACGCCAGACGAAATGAAAGAGATGCGTCTCCACTCAGAAATCGGGGCTCGCATTGCCGAAGCCTCGCCTGACCTTGCACCTATCGCCGATTGGATTCTTAGACACCACGAGTGGTGGAATGGCGCAGGCTACCCACTTGGCCTGCGGGGCGAAGAAATACCCATCGAATGCCGCATCCTAAGTATCGCCGACGCCTATGATGCTATGACCAATAACAGGCCCTACCGGCGCGCCATGTCGCACGAAGCAGCCGTTAAGGAGCTTTGGCGTTCTGCGGGCGAGCAGTTTGACCCCCACCTTGTCCCCCTCTTTACGGCCTTACTCGAACAAAGTATGGGGACGCATCTTGTTCCCCAGTAA